In Candidatus Omnitrophota bacterium, the DNA window GGCGGAATGGACATAGAAGAGCTTGCCCGTACAAGGCCTGAGGCTATAATCAAATTGTCCATAGACATACTTGACGGTTTCAATAAAAACCATGTTGAAAGTTTGATTGGTAAACTTGGGTTTGATGAAAAAACAACTTTGGAAATCGCTGATATAGCGCGGGCTCTCTACAGAATTTTTACTGAATACGAATGTGATGTCGCGGAAATAAACCCGCTTGTTATAACGGGTGACGGAAAACTTATTGCAGCGGATGCCAGAATATCAATATATGATGAAGCCGTTCACAAACATCCTGAATATCAGAAAGAAGAGGATACATACACGCCGTTAGAAACGAGAGCGAGAAAAATTAATCTTGGATATGTGGAATTGGACGGTGATATAGGCGTTACGGGTAATGGCGCGGGGCTGAATATGGCAACGCTTGACATCATCACTTATTTTGGAGGCAAACCGGCTAATTTTCTTGAAGTATCCGGCCGGACATATCACAAGGCAAAAGAGGCGATAGAAATAATTCTCGCTAATCCTAACGTTAAAATAATATTCGGTAATTTTTTCGGATGTATATCAAGATGCGACGTAATCGCGAAAGGTTTGGCTGAGGCAATTAAAAGCGGAATTCTAAATGTTCCTCTGGTTATAGCCATGCGCGGTACGGGTTCAGTGGAAGGGTTGGAGACTTTAAAGAACGCCGGCGTGAAAGAACTGTACGAAGATGATATAGACGCCGGTAAAAGAGTTGTGGAAATTTTAAAAACTTTATAATGTCAATTCTAATAAATAAAACTACGAAAGTTCTGGTTTCGGGGATGACAGGCAAAGAAGGAACATTTCATTCCCGCAAGATGCTTGATATGGGTACAAACATCGTTTGCGGCGTGACCCCGGGGAAGGGCGGAATAACGCATTTGGGAAAACCCGTATATAATTCAGTCAAAGAGGCTCTGGCGGAACATCAAATTGATGCCTGTGGAATATTTGTTCCTTCAAAATTTACCTTGCCCGCGGCTAACGAAGCGGTTGACGGCGGCATAAATATTATAATCGCGATTACTGAAGGGATATCCCCTCACGATTCGCTTAAATTTATATCTAACGCGAAAAAACATAATGTGATGCTGATAGGTCCGAATACGCCGGGCATTTTGACTCCGGAAGAAAGTAAAATAGGCGTTTTAGCCACGGAATATGTAAAAAAAGGCAATATCGGCGTTATATCAAGAAGCGGGACTTTGACGGTTGAGATATGCTATTGTCTTGTAAAAGAAGGTTTGGGTCAAAGTACCATTGTCGGTTTGGGCGGCGACCCCGTTGTAGGTACTACGTTTAAGGACATATATATGCTCTTTGAAAAAGACGAAAAAACCGACGGTGTAATTATTGTCGGTGAAATCGGCGGTACAATGGAAGAGGAGCTTGCCGATTATATCGCAAACAGCCAAAATAAAATTCCCACAGTCGCGTTTATCGCGGGGCAAAACGCTCCCCCCGGGAAGAGAATGGGCCATGCCGGCGCCATTATTGAAGGGGGAATGGGTTCTGCGGATTCAAAGATAAAAGCCCTCACCAAAGCGGGAGTCAGCATCGCTGATGTACCGTGGGAAACGGGCATTTTGATGAAAGATTTGTTGAAATAATTGATAAAAACGGATTTAACAACAGTGGCGGATATAAAAACGTTATCCGTCGGAAATACGGTTTCGCTTGAAACTGCTGTTGTTGAATTGAACGGTTAGAAAACCGGATAAAAATTGGGAGGTTTAATTACCATGGAAAAAAGAAGAGTGGTTATTACCGGGATCGGGATAGTCTCGCCTATAGGTATAGGCAAGGAAGCGTACTGGCAGGGGCTTATGAAAAGCGAATCCGCCGCCGCCCCCATCACCAATTTTGACGCGTCAAAGCATTCCACGACTTTCGCCTGTGAGGTGAAAGGCTTTGATCCCGAAAAATATATAGATCCGATGAAGATCAAAAAAATGGATAAATTCACGCAGTTCGGCATTGCCGCCGCCGCGGAAGCCATGGAAGACTCAGGGCTGGATATCGGGAAAGAAGACCCTTTCCGCTGCGGAGCCATTGTCGCCTCCGGCATAGGAGGAATAGGCACCGTCGAGGATGGGGCGAATATACTCACTTCGCGGGGCCCAAGGAGAATATCACCTTTTCTGGCGCCGAAGATGATAATAAATATGGTTGCCGGCGAAATAGCCATACGATTCGGCCTCAAAGGCCATAATTTCAGCATTGTTTCCGCCTGCGCTTCATCCAATCACGCTCTCGGTACGGCTTTGCGCACGATACAATACGGCGACGCGGATGTCATACTTTCCGGCGGCACTGAGGCCGCGATAACGCCTTTGGGCCACGGAAGTTTCTGCGCGCTGAAGGCTCTCTCAACAAGGAATGACGATCCAAAGACGGCATCCAGGCCTTTTGACAAGGACAGGGACGGCTTCGTGATGTCCGAGGGTTCAGGGATCATTGTGCTTGAGGAACTCGAACACGCCCGGAACAGGGGCGCTCACATATACGCGGAACTGGCGGGTTTCGGCGCCACGGATGACGCCTATCACATAACAGCGCCGGCGCCGGGCGGCGAGGCGTCGTCCAAAGCCATGGAATTCTGTATCAGAGACGCCGGGCTTTCACTGGATGATATAAACTACATCAACGCTCACGGCACATCAACAGCTTTCAATGACAAAGGGGAAACCGCCGCCATCAAAATGGTGTTCGGCGAGCGCGCTTATAAGATACCGGTTAATTCAACAAAATCCATGACGGGGCATATGCTCGGCGCCGCGTCGGCCAATGAGCTCACGGCAACGCTTCTGCAGATGAAAAACGGAAAGCTGCACGCCACGATAAATCAGTTCACCAGGGATCCTGAATGCGACCTTGACTATGTTCCGAACCAGCCCCGTGATTACAAGATCACCGCGGCAATATCCAATTCTCTCGGATTCGGCGGACACAACGCCACGATCTGCGTCAAGGTTTTGTAAAATGTCCCTGATAGACCTGATGCAGCCCTGTGTGTTAAAAGCGTGAAGCATGCAGAATAACATTGTTCTGTCCCATGCTCAAAATATGAACAAGAGTGAATTATACCCTAATTTCAAACAGAGTCTCTGGCTTTTA includes these proteins:
- the fabF gene encoding beta-ketoacyl-ACP synthase II — encoded protein: MEKRRVVITGIGIVSPIGIGKEAYWQGLMKSESAAAPITNFDASKHSTTFACEVKGFDPEKYIDPMKIKKMDKFTQFGIAAAAEAMEDSGLDIGKEDPFRCGAIVASGIGGIGTVEDGANILTSRGPRRISPFLAPKMIINMVAGEIAIRFGLKGHNFSIVSACASSNHALGTALRTIQYGDADVILSGGTEAAITPLGHGSFCALKALSTRNDDPKTASRPFDKDRDGFVMSEGSGIIVLEELEHARNRGAHIYAELAGFGATDDAYHITAPAPGGEASSKAMEFCIRDAGLSLDDINYINAHGTSTAFNDKGETAAIKMVFGERAYKIPVNSTKSMTGHMLGAASANELTATLLQMKNGKLHATINQFTRDPECDLDYVPNQPRDYKITAAISNSLGFGGHNATICVKVL
- the sucD gene encoding succinate--CoA ligase subunit alpha, which translates into the protein MSILINKTTKVLVSGMTGKEGTFHSRKMLDMGTNIVCGVTPGKGGITHLGKPVYNSVKEALAEHQIDACGIFVPSKFTLPAANEAVDGGINIIIAITEGISPHDSLKFISNAKKHNVMLIGPNTPGILTPEESKIGVLATEYVKKGNIGVISRSGTLTVEICYCLVKEGLGQSTIVGLGGDPVVGTTFKDIYMLFEKDEKTDGVIIVGEIGGTMEEELADYIANSQNKIPTVAFIAGQNAPPGKRMGHAGAIIEGGMGSADSKIKALTKAGVSIADVPWETGILMKDLLK